A window of Parambassis ranga chromosome 10, fParRan2.1, whole genome shotgun sequence contains these coding sequences:
- the LOC114442194 gene encoding protocadherin alpha-C2-like, whose product MKMRSLKRYVACLVWFCFFHLITASVTHYSIPEEMEEGSVVANLATDLSLDVKTLSKRKMRLDLIANKKYLDVNKETGELYVVEKIDREYLCTKTLTQCYLKMEVILENPVRIFNIELEILDMNDNPPQFRRDIIHLDISESTPTGDRFSLSNAVDPDVGSNSVKTYHLSASEYFNIEVQTGRDGSKFADLILKKPLDREQQAVHNLILTAVDGGKPARSGTASVIVQVLDTNDNSPIFDQSMYNVKVMENSPIGSLVIHLNATDLDEGSNSDISYSYSLYTTDKTQQTFNLNSANGEITVKGILNYEDFRIYDMEVIATDKGANSLSGQCTIKILVEDMNDNHPEISIKSFQSPVNENIGLDTVIAVVSVSDKDSGDNGVVDLHIPDNMPFKLRESSDNYYELVVSEPLDREKVQEYEITFTVTDRGSPPLFDNETMTLELLDVNDNVPQFPQSFYTIRVIENNAPGALLSSLTAFDPDLHENQYLVYFIVEKEIANTSMSMLFSINPENGNLYALKTFDYEIEKEFLFHIEARDSGSPPLSSNVTVHIIIVDQNDNAPVIVSPWRAHGSVVEEKIPRSTDKGSLVAKVIALDTDSVHNSRITYQFLQVTDATLFTLDQYNGEIRTMRMFSYRDPRHQRLVVVAKDNGEPALSATVTIKLSTVETAVKAYSDMTEVPLEYDIFSDLNLYLVIGLGSVSFLLLITILVTIVLKCQKPKPSKAAPPCRNSVISERNSTIADSTLVSNDAYWYSLFLAETRKGKLVVRQPVPKGSRYIVSSIPRGTGQTETSDSAASTLQYPK is encoded by the coding sequence ATGAAAATGCGGTCACTAAAGAGGTACGTGGcgtgtttggtttggttttgttttttccatctcATAACAGCCTCAGTGACTCATTATTCTATACCTGAAGAGATGGAAGAAGGATCTGTCGTTGCAAATCTCGCTACTGATCTTAGCCTGGATGTTAAAACACTGAGTAAGAGGAAGATGCGCCTTGACCTCATTGCTAACAAAAAATATTTGGATGTGAACAAAGAGACTGGGGAGCTGTATGTTGTAGAGAAGATAGACCGGGAGTACCTTTGTACAAAAACGCTTACACAGTGCTACTTGAAAATGGAAGTAATTCTTGAAAATCCGGTGCGTATATTTAACATTGAACTGGAGATTTTAGATATGAATGACAATCCGCCACAGTTTAGACGCGATATAATTCATCTAGACATATCTGAGTCAACGCCTACCGGAGATAGGTTCTCACTAAGTAATGCTGTTGATCCTGACGTAGGAAGTAATTCCGTAAAAACATATCATCTGAGCGCCAGTGAATACTTCAATATTGAGGTACAGACCGGAAGAGATGGATCGAAGTTTGCCGATTTGATTCTCAAAAAGCCTTTAGATCGGGAGCAGCAGGCTGTTCATAATTTGATACTCACAGCTGTAGATGGAGGAAAACCTGCTCGTTCTGGAACAGCCAGTGTTATTGTCCAAGTTTTGGACACAAATGATAATTCGCCTATATTTGACCAATCAATGTATAATGTTAAAGTAATGGAAAATTCTCCTATTGGCAGCCTTGTTATTCACCTTAATGCAACAGACTTAGATGAGGGATCAAATTCTGATATCAGTTACTCATACAGTTTATACACTACAGATAAAACTCAACAAACATTTAATCTGAATTCTGCCAATGGTGAAATTACTGTCAAAGGAATACTTAACTATGAGGACTTCAGGATTTATGATATGGAAGTTATAGCAACAGACAAAGGAGCCAATAGTTTATCAGGACAATGTACCATAAAGATTCTAGTTGAAGACATGAACGACAACCACCCAGAAATATCTATTAAATCCTTTCAGAGTCCAGTCAACGAAAACATAGGCTTAGACACAGTCATAGCTGTAGTTAGTGTGAGTGATAAAGACTCAGGTGATAATGGAGTGGTGGACCTTCATATTCCAGACAACATGCCTTTCAAACTGAGGGAGTCCTCTGATAACTATTATGAATTAGTAGTGTCAGAGCCATTAGACCGTGAGAAGGTCCAAGAATATGAGATCACCTTCACTGTCACAGACAGAGGCTCTCCTCCTTTATTTGACAACGAAACTATGACTTTAGAGCTGCTGGATGTTAATGACAATGTCCCACAGTTCCCTCAGTCATTTTATACTATACGAGTAATTGAGAATAACGCACCCGGGGCCTTGCTCAGCTCACTCACTGCCTTTGATCCTGACCTGCATGAAAACCAGTATCTAGTTTATTTCATTGTGGAGAAGGAGATAGCCAACACCTCCATGTCCATGCTGTTCTCCATCAACCCAGAGAACGGTAATCTTTACGCACTAAAAACTTTTGACTATGAGATCGAGAAGGAGTTTCTTTTCCATATCGAGGCCAGAGATTctggctctcctcctctcagcagtAACGTCACCGTCCACATCATTATTGTGGACCAGAACGACAACGCTCCAGTTATTGTGTCGCCATGGCGCGCGCACGGCTCTGTGGTGGAGGAAAAGATCCCCAGATCCACTGATAAAGGATCCCTGGTTGCCAAGGTGATAGCCTTAGACACAGACTCAGTGCACAACTCTCGGATTACCTACCAGTTCCTACAGGTGACTGATGCCACCTTGTTCACTCTGGACCAATACAACGGAGAGATCCGGACCATGAGGATGTTCAGTTACAGAGATCCACGTCACCAGAGACTGGTTGTTGTTGCCAAAGACAACGGGGAGCCTGCTCTGTCTGCTACAGTCACCATCAAGCTGTCCACAGTGGAGACTGCTGTCAAGGCCTACTCTGACATGACTGAGGTGCCTCTGGAATATGACATCTTTTCAGACCTAAACCTGTATCTGGTCATCGGTCTGGGCTCAGTTTCatttctgctgctcatcaccaTACTGGTCACCATTGTGCTCAAGTGTCAGAAACCCAAACCCAGCAAAGCGGCTCCTCCCTGCAGGAACAGTGTGATCAGTGAGAGGAACTCCACCATCGCAGATTCCACTCTGGTCTCCAACGATGCCTACTGGTACAGTCTGTTTCTAGCAGAGACCAGGAAAGGAAAGCTGGTGGTCAGACAGCCTGTGCCAAAGGGCTCCAGATACATTGTGTCCAGTATACCAAGagggacaggacagacagagactagTGACTCAGCAGCTTCCACTCTGCAG